The Candidatus Flexicrinis proximus genomic interval ATTTGAGCGTTCCGGGCAGTAGTGTGTGCGACTCAGTTCACGCTGTTTTGCTTATCTTATAGTTGAGACTGGTTGGTGTGAGGGCTGTGTATTTAGTATCGGGTGTGGGTCGCCTACTTAAGAGGTCGGAAAGCCTGCATCTTTCCAGTCCTGAACGCCACCTTGCAGTATCACGACATTGCTGAAACCCATGTCCTGAAGCAACTTGCCGCCTAGAGCTCCCATCGGGCCGAGGATGCAGGTTGTGATAATGGGACGGGATCGGTTGCTCAGTGCTGGCTCGCGCCAGTCGTCGGGAACTTCGCAGTCGGCTTTGTAGGTCAGGCTTCCAAGCGAGATGTTCAGTGCGCCAGGTATCGTCCCTGTCATCACGATATCGCTTGCATCGCGGACATCAATGATCAGTGTTTCCGGGGCTTGTTGCAGGCGATTCTGAGCCTCAGTCGCGCTAATCGATGGCACGTGCGCGAATGCTTCGGCCACCATTTGACTAAACGTAATTGCCATGTGACGTTCCTTTCACTCAAGTCGGCTTACAATCCCGAATTGACGCAAGTGTGCGGTCCTGCGATTCAGCATGCGGGCG includes:
- a CDS encoding sulfurtransferase yields the protein MAITFSQMVAEAFAHVPSISATEAQNRLQQAPETLIIDVRDASDIVMTGTIPGALNISLGSLTYKADCEVPDDWREPALSNRSRPIITTCILGPMGALGGKLLQDMGFSNVVILQGGVQDWKDAGFPTS